A single bacterium DNA region contains:
- a CDS encoding amino acid permease: protein MTSKKIELKRSISLPILTLFGLGNVLGAGIYVLIGKVAGEAGTAAPLSFIIAAGIAGLTALSYMELSHRFPVSAGASAYVHEGLKLKPLAQFVGLLILLSAIFSSATLAIGFAGYMQSFVDISTPILVILLFLGLGAITAYGIAESSKTAAIITILEIVGLAMIIWAGRDILVSLDTYQSVQTSRVSITAILGGAFLAFYAFIGFEDIVNVAEESKAPAKIMPLAIIIALIAATVLYILVVIVATHSIPIESLAASQTPLADIFTGITKTPGTLISTIGILSAINGVLVHLVLVSRLLYGMAQRGLIHAHFGAVHRKTRTPILATIISVIVMTAAALSLPIVSLASLTSYVVLILFCLVNLSLIVIKFRPAARQPKLSIPIIIPILGLILSALMVFVG, encoded by the coding sequence ATGACTTCGAAAAAAATAGAGCTCAAGCGCAGCATATCGCTGCCAATCCTCACGCTCTTCGGGCTTGGAAATGTCCTCGGTGCAGGTATCTATGTCTTGATAGGCAAAGTCGCCGGCGAGGCCGGTACCGCAGCGCCACTATCGTTCATCATTGCCGCCGGTATCGCGGGGCTGACAGCCCTATCGTATATGGAGCTCTCACACCGCTTCCCAGTCAGCGCAGGCGCGAGTGCCTATGTACATGAGGGCTTGAAGCTCAAGCCGCTGGCGCAGTTCGTTGGACTGCTTATCCTCTTGTCTGCGATATTCTCATCCGCCACCCTTGCGATCGGCTTTGCTGGGTACATGCAAAGTTTTGTCGATATCTCAACGCCAATTCTCGTCATTTTGCTTTTCCTAGGACTCGGCGCAATTACAGCCTACGGTATCGCCGAATCTTCAAAGACTGCAGCCATCATAACCATCTTAGAGATCGTAGGGCTAGCTATGATTATCTGGGCAGGGCGCGATATCTTAGTGAGCTTAGATACATACCAGTCGGTACAAACGTCTCGGGTATCTATTACGGCTATTCTGGGTGGTGCTTTTTTAGCTTTTTATGCCTTCATAGGTTTCGAAGATATCGTCAATGTAGCCGAAGAATCTAAGGCGCCTGCAAAAATCATGCCCTTAGCAATCATCATTGCGCTGATCGCAGCGACCGTACTGTACATTCTGGTAGTCATTGTTGCCACCCACTCAATCCCAATTGAAAGTCTAGCCGCCTCTCAAACCCCACTCGCCGACATTTTTACAGGCATCACAAAAACTCCTGGCACACTCATCTCGACCATCGGTATTCTTTCGGCTATCAACGGCGTATTAGTACACCTCGTACTCGTATCGCGGCTGTTATACGGTATGGCTCAGCGCGGCCTCATTCACGCTCACTTCGGAGCAGTACATCGTAAGACGCGCACGCCCATCTTAGCCACCATCATCTCGGTAATCGTCATGACAGCAGCCGCGCTCAGTCTGCCGATTGTTTCTCTCGCAAGCCTGACAAGCTACGTCGTACTGATTCTATTCTGTCTGGTAAATTTAAGCCTGATTGTTATTAAGTTCAGGCCAGCCGCCAGACAGCCCAAACTATCTATCCCGATCATTATTCCGATACTTGGCTTAATACTTTCAGCGCTGATGGTATTCGTTGGCTGA
- a CDS encoding DUF4147 domain-containing protein, whose protein sequence is MIIKNMNNLAKTPLRRDALEIIEAGYEAISIESIFRNAVKLHDNQLTIADQTFDLDEHEEVYVVGAGKGSALAAQQIERILGAGRISSGLVIDLTRHRLKKIRSLSGTHPLPSEKNIRATKKLVELLKRTRKNDLVIAIICGGGSALACQPGGLTCLELQFISSVLLRAGATIQEINTVRKHVSLFHGGRMAAYAYPSTVASLIISDVPGDDISMVSSGPTVLDKTTRLQAQRITKKYGLPNIQLLETPKDTKYFKKVHNILLANGKTTLDAMRHKARSLGYKPRTYDSHLNGLAKQVGPTLAKTVKPGEALIACGETEVVVTHPGKGGRNQDLVLSSIQHLPQHSAIISAASDGKDNVPVAGAIADSVWTVSQCRRKRIDPQAAVEKNRSYRALRRLGDHLQIKKVTANVSDFVLVLRDKQ, encoded by the coding sequence ATGATCATCAAGAACATGAACAATCTCGCCAAGACACCTCTGCGTCGAGATGCTCTCGAGATCATTGAGGCTGGCTATGAAGCAATCAGTATCGAGTCAATCTTCCGCAACGCCGTAAAACTTCATGATAATCAATTAACCATCGCGGACCAGACTTTTGACCTTGATGAACATGAGGAAGTGTATGTCGTCGGTGCCGGTAAAGGTTCGGCACTCGCCGCGCAGCAAATCGAACGCATTCTCGGAGCGGGGCGCATTTCGTCTGGTCTCGTTATCGACCTCACTCGTCATCGTCTGAAGAAAATCCGTTCACTGTCGGGCACTCATCCATTACCATCAGAGAAGAACATCCGAGCCACCAAAAAACTTGTCGAACTCCTCAAGCGCACCCGTAAGAACGACCTGGTGATCGCTATTATTTGCGGCGGCGGCTCAGCGTTAGCATGTCAGCCAGGTGGGTTAACCTGCCTCGAGCTACAATTCATTAGCTCAGTACTATTGCGCGCCGGCGCAACAATCCAAGAAATCAATACCGTTCGCAAGCACGTTTCACTCTTTCATGGTGGTCGCATGGCGGCATATGCGTATCCGTCAACGGTAGCAAGCCTCATCATCTCCGATGTACCTGGTGATGACATTAGTATGGTTTCCTCGGGGCCAACCGTACTTGATAAAACCACGCGCCTACAAGCTCAGCGCATCACCAAAAAATACGGACTACCAAACATTCAGCTCCTCGAGACCCCAAAAGACACGAAGTACTTTAAAAAAGTACACAATATCCTGCTCGCGAATGGCAAGACGACACTTGATGCCATGCGCCACAAAGCCCGATCGCTTGGCTACAAGCCTCGCACGTATGACTCACATCTCAATGGGCTCGCCAAGCAAGTAGGGCCGACGCTCGCAAAAACCGTCAAGCCAGGTGAAGCACTTATCGCCTGCGGCGAAACTGAAGTCGTGGTAACTCATCCCGGCAAAGGCGGTCGCAATCAAGACCTTGTGCTATCATCCATCCAACACTTACCGCAACATTCCGCAATCATCTCAGCCGCCTCAGATGGAAAGGACAATGTTCCGGTGGCCGGGGCTATCGCCGATAGCGTATGGACAGTCTCTCAATGTCGTCGTAAACGAATCGATCCACAGGCCGCCGTCGAAAAAAATCGCAGCTATCGTGCATTGCGTCGGCTCGGTGACCATCTACAAATCAAAAAAGTGACGGCCAATGTCTCTGACTTCGTGCTCGTACTGAGAGACAAGCAATGA
- a CDS encoding hydroxyacid dehydrogenase gives MSRKKPTLIIYSSSRADELLFRRSFPYHEVVGIPSPVIDPSCPAVKQAEVIAIHVASHVGATQLKYFPRLKHIACRSTGYDMVDIGAAKKRGVIVTNVPSYGEHTVAEYAMLLAMLVLRRIPATLDAVSQGDISAQELTGHDLAGKTLGVLGTGRIGLRVIHIARGFNMRVIAHDVYPDHNKAIELGFEYRVFNDVLEQSDIVSLHMPGTKQNTHIINASALARMKPSAVLINTARGSLVSTNALIKALKSNQLAGAGLDVVEGEQYLDLDEELHMIAEKRTIPADVKNLEILRALPQVIMTSHNAYNTTEALMRIRETTRDNIRSVIDGTPQNVVSK, from the coding sequence ATGAGCCGCAAGAAACCGACACTAATCATTTATTCGAGTAGCAGGGCTGACGAACTGCTGTTTCGCCGCAGCTTCCCATACCATGAAGTCGTCGGCATTCCTTCTCCTGTCATAGATCCTAGTTGTCCAGCAGTCAAACAAGCAGAGGTTATCGCGATACATGTCGCGAGCCACGTTGGTGCAACTCAACTCAAATATTTTCCGAGGCTCAAGCACATCGCCTGTCGCTCAACTGGGTATGACATGGTTGATATTGGGGCTGCAAAAAAGCGCGGGGTCATCGTCACAAATGTGCCAAGCTACGGTGAGCATACCGTTGCAGAATACGCCATGCTCCTAGCCATGCTTGTGCTGCGGCGCATACCGGCCACCCTTGACGCCGTCAGCCAAGGAGATATTAGTGCCCAAGAACTCACTGGGCACGATCTAGCAGGTAAAACGCTCGGCGTACTCGGGACTGGTCGAATTGGACTACGAGTGATTCATATTGCGCGCGGCTTCAATATGCGCGTCATCGCCCACGACGTCTACCCAGATCACAACAAGGCAATAGAGCTCGGCTTTGAATATCGTGTATTTAATGATGTACTAGAGCAGTCGGATATTGTAAGTCTCCATATGCCAGGCACCAAGCAAAATACCCACATCATCAATGCCTCGGCACTCGCCCGCATGAAACCATCAGCCGTGCTCATAAACACAGCGCGCGGCTCACTCGTCAGTACCAACGCACTCATTAAAGCTCTCAAATCCAACCAGCTGGCAGGCGCCGGCCTGGATGTTGTAGAAGGTGAGCAATATCTAGATCTTGATGAAGAACTACACATGATCGCCGAGAAACGCACCATTCCAGCCGACGTAAAAAACTTAGAGATACTGCGCGCACTTCCACAGGTGATTATGACCTCACACAATGCCTACAACACCACAGAAGCTCTGATGCGAATCCGCGAAACCACACGCGATAATATCCGCTCAGTGATCGATGGCACGCCACAGAACGTGGTGAGCAAATAG
- a CDS encoding alpha/beta fold hydrolase, with amino-acid sequence MLPDSIHRLLRIPYVLKTRCYGHGKITIVFLHGIASYKEIWQPIMQPLEHEYRCVTIDLLGHGHSSKPTNIHYDVRAHIRSIRWTLFWRGIWRPKIIVGYSMGGIIGVHWTRLHPRWIEKLVLVSMPIYHHAAESKDIRLENLIDKGYLTFYKVLRNAPRDLIIRSARALVSHMPTLNMQARLDEQNWYPVVSSLKHTIEEQTTTHDIKSLPNDLPIEVLYGSLDQVVLANNLKKAFIERPRTRLTRVNSSHEIRPKMYQAIVRAIIREPEPAEQLE; translated from the coding sequence ATGTTGCCCGATTCAATACATCGTTTATTGCGCATCCCGTACGTACTAAAAACTCGCTGCTATGGCCACGGCAAAATAACTATTGTCTTTCTCCATGGCATAGCCTCTTACAAAGAGATCTGGCAACCCATCATGCAGCCACTCGAGCATGAATATCGCTGCGTCACCATCGATCTCCTTGGGCATGGGCACAGTTCGAAGCCCACGAATATCCATTATGATGTGCGGGCACATATACGATCGATTCGCTGGACACTCTTCTGGCGAGGTATTTGGAGACCAAAGATTATTGTCGGCTATTCGATGGGAGGTATCATCGGCGTCCACTGGACACGTCTACACCCACGATGGATCGAAAAGCTCGTGCTCGTGTCAATGCCTATCTACCATCACGCTGCAGAGTCAAAAGATATCAGGCTCGAAAATCTCATCGACAAAGGATATTTAACATTTTATAAAGTTCTACGCAACGCGCCGCGCGACTTGATTATTCGTTCCGCCCGGGCATTAGTTAGCCACATGCCAACTCTCAATATGCAGGCTCGACTCGATGAGCAAAACTGGTATCCAGTGGTCAGCTCGCTCAAGCACACTATCGAAGAGCAAACCACCACGCATGATATCAAGTCACTTCCAAATGACCTACCAATAGAAGTACTCTACGGGTCTCTCGATCAAGTAGTGCTCGCCAACAACCTAAAAAAGGCCTTCATCGAGCGGCCGCGCACCAGGCTCACACGCGTAAACTCAAGCCATGAAATACGACCAAAAATGTATCAAGCTATCGTCCGAGCTATTATTCGCGAACCGGAGCCTGCCGAGCAGCTCGAATAA
- a CDS encoding TIGR00730 family Rossman fold protein translates to MVKPNKSHDYSRARMRELCTMYETHPGEDPETTKRVERIETEFRRAFDLLEELPKSVSIFGSNAVREGNQYYGEARRLAYRLAKDAGLAIVTGGGPGIMEAANRGAAEAGGVSVGFQIDIPNAEPKNHYANRELKFHYFFSRKVALSFAASMYIFFPGGYGTLDEFFELITLIQTRKIQPIPIYCFGSRYWQPIERMLSSYALRDGYISERDMRLFTIGDDPDEIIRAARQAPVRE, encoded by the coding sequence ATGGTTAAGCCAAACAAGTCTCATGATTACTCACGTGCCCGAATGCGAGAACTTTGCACGATGTACGAGACTCATCCTGGCGAAGACCCCGAGACGACGAAGCGTGTCGAGCGTATTGAGACGGAATTTCGTCGAGCATTTGATCTCTTGGAAGAGCTGCCGAAGAGTGTGAGCATTTTTGGCTCTAATGCTGTTCGTGAAGGAAATCAATACTATGGTGAGGCTCGTCGGCTCGCCTACCGCCTAGCTAAAGACGCAGGACTAGCAATTGTGACTGGCGGGGGTCCTGGCATCATGGAAGCGGCAAATCGTGGGGCCGCAGAAGCTGGCGGTGTGTCAGTTGGCTTTCAGATAGATATACCGAACGCTGAGCCAAAAAATCATTACGCGAATCGTGAGCTTAAGTTTCATTATTTCTTTTCACGTAAAGTAGCCTTAAGCTTTGCTGCGTCAATGTATATTTTTTTTCCAGGTGGATATGGTACTCTCGATGAGTTTTTTGAACTCATTACGCTTATACAGACTCGCAAGATCCAGCCAATTCCAATTTATTGTTTTGGCAGCCGATATTGGCAGCCGATTGAGCGAATGTTGTCGAGTTATGCACTACGTGATGGTTATATCTCCGAACGAGATATGCGGCTCTTTACGATTGGTGATGATCCAGATGAAATTATTCGAGCTGCTCGGCAGGCTCCGGTTCGCGAATAA
- a CDS encoding HAD-IC family P-type ATPase, whose protein sequence is MSTSQRRFWKDIGAIVLRHTVSVVTFVMGSVIILLLWFGEVRDALFISSVLVINIATGIIQEIRARIVLERLASMLPRTARRLFEDGTTKDIPIEQIHIHDRLSIRTGDQIPVDGRLLNSVGLEVNEAFLTGESTSIVKKLDQVVYAGSFVTAGEGIIQVVAVGHETKLGAMTDEVKKHEWHSTPIQRALAGIISVLSYTLIIAVIALFVRQQYVGGDPVSLIKQIAALTGTIIPEGLILASTLLFAYGAIKLLRRQVLLQHIHSAEALARLQILCLDKTGTLTEQSVTLGEVIAQSGQTKQAVIRAAQQYFTSSDPKGTLAQALGASKPGNATVTRSFASERRYGVVRTASRQIVVGAPESLSQRFRFIVGSRLEQAIKDCTERGQRVILVATAGRNSTLKHQSRLQILGVIAFEQAIKKTAPKTLSFFKKRAVAIKIISGDHPAAVKAVAQSLQLVDHEEAVILGTKIANKQPHELVQIVREHTLFARISPQQKAQLIKACQKVGYTGMVGDGANDALAIKKADLGISMFDAAEITRSVADIILLKNQFDDLPKGVRLADSIITTMELIGALFLNKVIVGLTLLVTALITATPYPFSPRNITILNYFIIGLPILIWTLYPRDRRRTAFEPGYLRQIMPFVLANGLITSVVSVAAFIMARIYYIDVHMTLFTTTLTLGMSMLIIAPRALDITPTKDYSRRVGAALLFSLCALAGFFMIEPVRQFFGLSGLQSDWLTLGISISCAAILVQFISLHRHAMSRIGFWLSANGRL, encoded by the coding sequence ATGAGTACCTCGCAGCGCCGCTTCTGGAAAGATATTGGTGCGATCGTCTTGCGCCACACCGTCAGCGTCGTTACGTTTGTAATGGGCAGTGTGATAATCCTCCTTCTTTGGTTTGGCGAGGTGCGTGACGCATTATTTATATCAAGTGTACTGGTCATCAATATCGCCACTGGCATCATCCAGGAAATCCGAGCACGCATCGTTCTCGAACGACTGGCGAGTATGCTGCCCCGTACTGCTCGACGACTGTTCGAAGATGGCACAACCAAAGACATCCCAATCGAGCAAATCCATATCCACGATCGGCTATCAATACGTACCGGCGATCAGATACCCGTCGATGGTCGTCTGTTGAATTCAGTAGGACTTGAAGTCAACGAAGCTTTTTTGACTGGCGAATCTACTAGTATAGTGAAAAAACTTGACCAGGTGGTGTATGCTGGCAGCTTCGTCACCGCGGGTGAGGGAATCATCCAGGTAGTCGCCGTGGGGCACGAGACCAAGCTAGGGGCGATGACCGACGAGGTCAAAAAACATGAGTGGCACAGCACCCCAATCCAGCGCGCTTTGGCTGGCATAATTAGTGTCTTGAGCTACACTCTCATCATCGCTGTCATTGCCTTATTCGTACGACAACAGTACGTCGGCGGCGATCCAGTCTCTCTTATAAAACAAATAGCAGCCCTAACCGGAACTATCATCCCTGAAGGATTGATCCTAGCCTCAACGCTGCTCTTTGCGTATGGCGCTATCAAACTCCTACGTCGCCAAGTTCTTCTGCAGCATATTCATTCCGCGGAAGCGTTAGCTCGACTGCAAATACTGTGCCTAGATAAAACAGGCACCCTGACCGAACAGAGCGTCACGCTTGGCGAAGTGATTGCCCAGAGCGGGCAGACCAAGCAAGCCGTAATCCGGGCAGCCCAGCAATATTTCACAAGCTCTGATCCAAAAGGTACACTGGCTCAAGCACTTGGAGCCAGCAAGCCAGGCAATGCTACAGTCACCAGGAGCTTCGCTAGCGAGCGTAGATATGGCGTCGTCAGGACTGCTTCGCGACAAATCGTAGTAGGTGCACCCGAATCCTTGAGCCAACGCTTCCGCTTTATAGTCGGCAGTCGCCTCGAGCAGGCGATCAAAGACTGCACAGAGCGTGGTCAGCGAGTGATACTCGTGGCCACGGCTGGTCGAAATAGTACACTCAAGCACCAATCTCGATTGCAAATACTTGGTGTTATTGCCTTCGAGCAGGCGATCAAAAAAACAGCCCCAAAAACACTAAGCTTCTTTAAGAAACGAGCTGTAGCAATCAAAATTATTTCAGGCGATCACCCAGCAGCCGTAAAAGCTGTCGCCCAATCTTTGCAGCTCGTCGACCATGAAGAAGCGGTCATACTGGGGACAAAAATAGCCAATAAGCAACCTCATGAGTTGGTGCAAATTGTGCGCGAACATACACTTTTCGCACGCATCTCACCACAACAAAAAGCGCAGCTCATCAAGGCCTGCCAAAAGGTAGGTTACACTGGGATGGTGGGGGACGGAGCCAATGACGCGCTGGCGATCAAGAAAGCCGACCTAGGCATAAGTATGTTCGACGCCGCCGAAATAACTCGTTCTGTGGCGGATATCATCCTGCTCAAAAACCAATTCGATGACCTTCCAAAGGGTGTTCGTTTAGCTGACTCAATTATTACAACTATGGAGCTCATTGGGGCATTATTCTTAAATAAAGTCATCGTAGGTCTCACGCTGCTAGTGACGGCACTGATCACGGCTACGCCGTATCCATTCTCTCCACGCAATATTACGATCTTGAATTACTTCATCATCGGGCTCCCAATACTTATTTGGACGCTCTACCCGCGTGATCGACGACGCACCGCCTTCGAACCAGGGTACTTGCGACAAATCATGCCCTTCGTGCTTGCCAATGGGCTTATTACATCGGTAGTAAGTGTTGCGGCATTTATCATGGCACGTATATATTACATTGACGTACATATGACCCTCTTTACGACTACCCTCACGCTCGGCATGAGTATGCTCATCATTGCTCCACGAGCCTTAGACATTACACCGACTAAAGACTACTCACGTCGTGTTGGCGCAGCACTTCTGTTTTCGCTATGCGCATTAGCTGGCTTCTTTATGATCGAGCCGGTGCGTCAATTCTTTGGGCTGAGTGGACTACAATCTGACTGGCTGACGCTAGGTATCTCGATCTCATGCGCGGCGATTTTAGTGCAATTTATTTCACTCCATCGCCATGCCATGTCACGTATCGGCTTCTGGCTCAGTGCAAACGGCCGCCTGTAG
- a CDS encoding prenyltransferase: protein MKKSIKQPQHSPKNRARSDDFLESVRAILLASRPVSWINTAVPFVVAYFFAGGQISMTFWVLASYFLFPYNILLYGVNDIFDYESDLQNDRKGGIEGSIVAPERRHVIWLAIAATTLIWGVWIWTVLEPAGLLAMLVVVVLAHTYSLKGLRFKEVPLLDSINSSLHFVGPAFIGMLVGPTHQILDLPLTAFFFWGVASHALGAIQDIEPDRAAGIRSIATQWGARQTIRFTIVMYSLSCLSVAFIQPPLTVLAAVMLLPYVLNASFFLKYTSDARSHLYRRGWTNFMWLNFIVGFWLTQLILWNIDPFQVGVAKYEIFLITTTLTSFAQLGLIMYNLALFRRPATTRLDEWPRISILIYAYNQVENIASTLLAALGQNYPDFEILFVDLSSEDNTLKIARSYEDPKLRITKIDPIKKGWSIQAWAADQLIKKATGEYAVLLSADTVLHPNALAQIASTMSTKRLQLLSLLPADQNKSLAQKTILSHNQYLLLAAYPAAYMQMHAPERSTVHGGVLALAIDPVRDLGGFRMVRASPLEEHELFHRARQYGLKAGLYRASDLATSQNHQDLRSILADDIQRFYPALRFHFPIVWMLFLGGLVLFTGPLVVAVIALMKEDQSMFMLSLIAIFSQLVTRWVVAWESKQNLLAQVLAPVTNVLVMFLLLLSALQYELLKPRWQKRTELL, encoded by the coding sequence ATGAAAAAATCTATCAAGCAACCACAGCACTCTCCAAAAAATCGCGCTCGAAGCGATGATTTTTTGGAGAGTGTGCGAGCTATTTTATTAGCCAGTCGCCCGGTCAGCTGGATCAATACGGCAGTGCCTTTTGTAGTGGCGTATTTTTTCGCTGGCGGACAGATCTCGATGACCTTCTGGGTTCTCGCTAGCTATTTTCTTTTTCCATATAATATTCTGCTCTACGGCGTTAATGATATCTTTGATTATGAATCTGATCTGCAAAATGACCGCAAGGGTGGTATCGAGGGTAGTATTGTCGCACCTGAACGGCGTCATGTTATTTGGCTGGCAATTGCAGCTACAACGCTGATTTGGGGGGTTTGGATATGGACTGTTTTGGAGCCTGCCGGATTACTTGCCATGCTCGTGGTGGTGGTGTTGGCGCATACCTATTCGTTGAAAGGCTTGCGCTTCAAGGAGGTCCCCTTGCTCGATTCAATCAACTCATCATTGCATTTTGTTGGACCGGCATTCATAGGTATGCTCGTAGGCCCCACGCATCAAATACTTGATTTGCCGCTGACAGCATTCTTCTTCTGGGGTGTGGCTTCACACGCTCTCGGGGCGATCCAGGACATCGAGCCTGATCGAGCCGCTGGTATTCGTTCGATAGCTACGCAATGGGGTGCTCGGCAAACGATTCGTTTTACGATCGTCATGTATAGTTTGTCGTGCTTAAGCGTGGCGTTTATCCAACCACCGCTTACGGTCTTGGCGGCAGTCATGCTCCTCCCCTATGTGCTCAACGCCAGCTTTTTCCTCAAGTACACTTCCGATGCGCGGTCACATCTTTATCGACGAGGGTGGACAAACTTCATGTGGCTGAATTTTATCGTCGGTTTTTGGCTCACACAGCTTATTCTGTGGAATATTGACCCATTTCAGGTTGGTGTGGCGAAGTATGAGATTTTTCTGATCACTACCACCTTGACTAGCTTTGCTCAGTTGGGGCTAATTATGTACAATCTAGCACTTTTCCGTCGCCCAGCAACCACACGACTTGATGAGTGGCCGCGCATTTCCATACTGATTTACGCCTATAATCAGGTGGAGAATATCGCGAGTACATTATTGGCAGCGCTCGGTCAAAATTATCCTGATTTTGAGATTTTGTTCGTAGATCTTAGTTCTGAGGATAATACGCTCAAAATTGCGCGATCGTACGAAGATCCGAAGCTGCGTATAACAAAAATTGATCCAATTAAAAAGGGCTGGAGTATTCAAGCCTGGGCTGCAGACCAGCTGATCAAGAAAGCGACTGGTGAATACGCTGTCTTGCTGTCTGCAGACACAGTACTTCATCCGAACGCACTGGCGCAAATCGCGAGCACCATGTCGACGAAGCGTTTACAGTTACTCTCGCTCCTACCTGCCGATCAAAACAAATCATTAGCTCAAAAAACAATTCTTAGTCACAATCAATATTTACTTTTGGCAGCCTATCCGGCGGCTTACATGCAAATGCACGCTCCAGAGCGCTCGACCGTGCACGGTGGCGTGTTGGCGCTAGCAATTGATCCTGTGCGTGATCTGGGCGGATTTCGCATGGTTAGGGCTAGTCCGCTCGAAGAGCATGAGCTCTTCCATCGAGCCCGTCAGTATGGGCTAAAGGCTGGCCTGTATCGAGCAAGTGATTTGGCTACAAGTCAAAATCATCAAGATCTGCGTTCAATTTTGGCCGACGACATCCAGCGATTCTATCCTGCGCTCCGTTTCCACTTCCCCATTGTTTGGATGTTGTTTCTTGGCGGCTTGGTACTATTTACTGGACCGTTGGTTGTGGCAGTTATTGCCCTCATGAAGGAAGATCAAAGTATGTTTATGCTGTCATTGATTGCAATTTTTTCGCAGCTTGTGACCCGTTGGGTTGTCGCTTGGGAGAGCAAGCAAAATCTCTTAGCACAAGTGTTGGCGCCAGTTACGAATGTATTGGTAATGTTTCTATTACTGCTGTCGGCGTTGCAGTATGAATTACTCAAGCCTCGGTGGCAAAAGCGCACCGAGCTATTATAA
- a CDS encoding lycopene cyclase domain-containing protein, with amino-acid sequence MKQYIYLLLCLVFMLFAWLIVQRVRYRATPRILKVALICYLMMVVFNTYLTSLPIVRYDWNKVLGIKMISWPIEDMAYLVVGLYMAQALYEYWLKQYEKIYQATTALSKKSRSKR; translated from the coding sequence ATGAAACAGTATATCTATCTCCTGCTCTGTCTCGTGTTTATGCTTTTCGCGTGGCTTATTGTTCAGCGAGTACGCTATCGAGCAACTCCTCGAATCCTAAAAGTTGCTCTTATTTGCTACCTTATGATGGTCGTATTTAACACGTACCTGACGTCGTTGCCGATTGTGCGCTACGACTGGAATAAAGTGTTGGGTATCAAAATGATCTCGTGGCCGATAGAAGATATGGCCTACTTGGTGGTAGGATTGTATATGGCCCAGGCACTATATGAATACTGGCTGAAACAATATGAAAAAATCTATCAAGCAACCACAGCACTCTCCAAAAAATCGCGCTCGAAGCGATGA
- a CDS encoding lycopene cyclase domain-containing protein has product MFWLYTPWAYALILIISLAGLALLDWRYRLLLWRGVPSRRAALATIGCLVLFFSIWYAAGIWLKIFFANPRYVLGLYFLTPDFPIEEVLFLTLLSYVILLVSRIVEECEAHKSQEEKHPKARATQ; this is encoded by the coding sequence ATGTTTTGGCTCTATACTCCATGGGCATATGCCTTGATTCTGATCATTTCTCTGGCTGGACTCGCGCTGCTTGATTGGCGATATAGATTGCTCCTATGGCGCGGTGTGCCGTCCCGTCGCGCTGCGCTCGCGACGATTGGCTGCTTGGTGCTGTTCTTTAGTATCTGGTATGCAGCTGGGATATGGCTCAAGATATTCTTCGCGAACCCACGCTACGTGCTCGGGTTGTATTTTTTGACTCCAGATTTCCCGATAGAGGAAGTGCTCTTTCTGACGCTCCTTAGTTATGTCATATTGCTTGTTTCACGCATTGTGGAAGAATGTGAAGCGCATAAGTCACAAGAAGAAAAACACCCCAAAGCGCGAGCGACGCAATGA
- a CDS encoding NAD(P)-binding protein: MIVIGADVGGLCAAARLARDGHDVSVYEKESTVGGRAHLIKQDGYTFDTGPTILMMTDVLYDTFEYRGGRSMAAHHFRN; this comes from the coding sequence ATTATTGTAATTGGAGCTGACGTCGGCGGACTGTGTGCTGCTGCACGTCTCGCACGCGACGGACACGACGTATCGGTCTATGAAAAAGAATCGACCGTTGGCGGTCGAGCTCATCTCATCAAACAAGATGGCTATACGTTTGACACCGGCCCGACAATCCTAATGATGACCGATGTCCTTTACGACACCTTTGAATACCGTGGGGGTCGCTCGATGGCTGCGCATCACTTTCGTAATTAG